In a single window of the Chelonia mydas isolate rCheMyd1 chromosome 8, rCheMyd1.pri.v2, whole genome shotgun sequence genome:
- the LOC102933112 gene encoding nuclear autoantigenic sperm protein isoform X2, translating to MLVGGRGAPQGKPAAALGAGLSASRGLGCCLCRMEEELAAPSTSADKTDSMDVDGEAKKLLGLGQKHLVLGNIPAAVNAFQEAASILGKKYGETADECAEAFFYYGKSLLELARMENGVLGNALEGVQVEEEEGEKAEDDSMVENADNIDEEAREELREQVYNAMGEKEESKKSAEESPVLNEAGKETEGEDVEMGGKTREEEAIADVETKLKEKAEEQVEADMQEKTVAGEQVAEATEERVEAATEEEAVAEATEERVEAATEEEAVAEATEERVEAATEEEAVAEATEERVEAATEEEAVAEATEERVEAATEEEAVAEATEERVEEATEEEAAAEATEERVEAATEEEAAAEATEERVEAATEEEAAAEATEERVEAATEEEAVAEATEERVEAATEEEAVAEATEERVEAATEEEAVAEAMEEKLNKSKEALASKETLFAAGNATTPAEGKEPANEIETEEKVEVAVKVEKERDDLMEEGDGAKVEKEEEKDDLMEEGEETEGSDEEDKENDKTEDNKENDSTVEDKSFQESEEDEVGNLELAWDMLELAKVIYKRQETKEAQLHAAQAHLKLGEVSIESENYAQAIEEFQACLALQQKYLEAHDRLLAESHYQLALAYHYNSQFDDAILQFRKSVEVIDKRMVMLTERIKKAEGGSTEDEKEIEELNGLLPEIKEKIEDSKESQKSARVAELALKATLVGGATSSFTQSEESCSISTIPVRKPADGASQCVTDISHLVRKKRKPEEETQQGDNEAKKSKPEPAVNGGGDAAPSGNEVAEKMEEETEKRPQVESGAAVESTV from the exons ATGTTGGTTGGGGGCAGAGGAGCCCCACAAGGCAAACCTGCGgcggcgctgggggcggggctatCCGCGTCACGTGGCCTCGGCTGCTGCCT TTGTAGAATGGAAGAGGAATTGGCTGCTCCCTCCACTTCTGCAGACAAAACTGATAG TATGGATGTGGATGGAGAAGCCAAAAAACTGCTGGGCTTAGGGCAGAAACACTTGGTATTGGGAAATATTCCGGCAGCTGTTAATGCATTCCAGGAGGCTGCTAGTATATT GGGTAAAAAGTATGGTGAGACAGCTGATGAATGTGCAGAAGCTTTTTTTTACTATGGAAAATCTCTCCTGGAGTTAGCAAG AATGGAAAATGGTGTATTGGGAAATGCCTTGGAAGGAGTGCAAGTGGAAGAAGAAGAAGGCGAAAAAGCAGAAGATGACTCAATGGTAGAAAATGCTGATAACATAGATG AAGAAGCAAGGGAGGAGTTGAGAGAGCAGGTATATAACGCcatgggggaaaaggaagaatcCAAAAAATCTGCAGAAGAGTCTCCAGTACTGAATGAAGCTGGGAAGGAAACAGAAGGAGAGGATGTGGAGATGGGAGGTAAAACAAGAGAAGAGGAAGCAATTGCTGACGTGGAGACGAAGCTTAAAGAGAAGGCAGAAGAGCAGGTAGAGGCAGATATGCAGGAGAAGACAGTGGCAGGAGAGCAGGTGGCAGAAGCCACAGAAGAGCGGGTAGAGGCAGCCACGGAAGAGGAGGCAGTGGCAGAAGCCACAGAAGAGCGGGTAGAGGCAGCCACGGAAGAGGAGGCAGTGGCAGAAGCCACAGAAGAGCGGGTAGAGGCAGCCACGGAAGAGGAGGCAGTGGCAGAAGCCACAGAAGAGCGGGTAGAGGCAGCCACGGAAGAGGAGGCAGTGGCAGAAGCCACAGAAGAGCGGGTAGAGGCAGCCACGGAAGAGGAGGCAGTGGCAGAAGCCACAGAAGAGCGGGTAGAGGAAGCCACGGAAGAGGAGGCAGCGGCAGAAGCTACAGAAGAGCGGGTAGAGGCAGCCACGGAAGAGGAGGCAGCGGCAGAAGCCACAGAAGAGCGGGTAGAGGCAGCCACGGAAGAGGAGGCAGCGGCAGAAGCCACAGAAGAGCGGGTAGAGGCAGCCACGGAAGAGGAGGCCGTGGCAGAAGCCACAGAAGAGCGGGTAGAGGCAGCCACGGAAGAGGAGGCCGTGGCAGAAGCCACAGAAGAGCGGGTAGAGGCAGCCACGGAAGAGGAGGCCGTGGCAGAAGCCATGGAAGAGAAGCTAAACAAGTCAAAAGAGGCACTGGCCTCAAAAGAAACACTGTTTGCAGCTGGAAATGCCACTACACCTGCAGAGGGCAAAGAGCCAGCTAATGAAAtagaaactgaagaaaaagttGAAGTAGCTGTTAaggtagagaaagagagagatgaccTGATGGAAGAGGGAGATGGTGCTAAGGtagaaaaagaagaggagaaagatgaCCTGATGGAAGAGGGTGAAG AAACAGAAGGATCAGATGAGGAAGATAAAGAAAATGACAAAACTGAAGATAATAAAGAAAATGACTCGACCGTTGAAGATAAG TCTTTTCAGGAAAGTGAAGAGGATGAAGTTGGAAATCTGGAGCTGGCTTGGGATATGCTGGAGTTGGCAAAAGTAATCTATAAAAG acaggaaacaaaagaagCTCAGCTCCATGCTGCTCAGGCTCACCTGAAACTAGGAGAAGTTAGCATTGAATCTG AAAACTATGCACAAGCTATAGAAGAGTTTCAGGCATGCCTCGCCTTACAGCAGAAGTACCTAGAGGCCCATGACCGCCTGCTAGCAGAGTCACACTACCAGCTGGCACTGGCATATCACTACAACAGCCAGTTTGATGACGCAATTCTGCAGTTCCGTAAATCAGTAGAAGTCATTGACAAAAGAATGG TGATGCTGACTGAACGAATAAAGAAAGCAGAAGGAGGATCCACTGAAGATGAGAAGGAGATCGAAGAATTAAACGGACTACTTCCTGAAATTAAGGAAAAGATAGAGGATTCAAAGGAGTCTCAAAAGAGTGCAAGAGTAGCTGAACTGGCTTTGAAAGCAACTCTG GTTGGAGGCGCTACCTCCAGTTTTACACAGAGTGAAGAAAGCTGTTCCATTTCCACG ATCCCAGTAAGAAAACCAGCTGATGGAGCATCCCAGTGTGTTACAGACATCTCTCATCTTGTCAGAAAAAAG
- the LOC102933112 gene encoding nuclear autoantigenic sperm protein isoform X1: protein MLVGGRGAPQGKPAAALGAGLSASRGLGCCLCRMEEELAAPSTSADKTDSMDVDGEAKKLLGLGQKHLVLGNIPAAVNAFQEAASILGKKYGETADECAEAFFYYGKSLLELARMENGVLGNALEGVQVEEEEGEKAEDDSMVENADNIDEEAREELREQVYNAMGEKEESKKSAEESPVLNEAGKETEGEDVEMGGKTREEEAIADVETKLKEKAEEQVEADMQEKTVAGEQVAEATEERVEAATEEEAVAEATEERVEAATEEEAVAEATEERVEAATEEEAVAEATEERVEAATEEEAVAEATEERVEAATEEEAVAEATEERVEEATEEEAAAEATEERVEAATEEEAAAEATEERVEAATEEEAAAEATEERVEAATEEEAVAEATEERVEAATEEEAVAEATEERVEAATEEEAVAEAMEEKLNKSKEALASKETLFAAGNATTPAEGKEPANEIETEEKVEVAVKVEKERDDLMEEGDGAKVEKEEEKDDLMEEGEETEGSDEEDKENDKTEDNKENDSTVEDKSFQESEEDEVGNLELAWDMLELAKVIYKRQETKEAQLHAAQAHLKLGEVSIESENYAQAIEEFQACLALQQKYLEAHDRLLAESHYQLALAYHYNSQFDDAILQFRKSVEVIDKRMVMLTERIKKAEGGSTEDEKEIEELNGLLPEIKEKIEDSKESQKSARVAELALKATLVGGATSSFTQSEESCSISTIPVRKPADGASQCVTDISHLVRKKRKPEEETQQGDNEAKKSKPEPAVNGGGDAAPSGNEVAEKMEEEETEKRPQVESGAAVESTV from the exons ATGTTGGTTGGGGGCAGAGGAGCCCCACAAGGCAAACCTGCGgcggcgctgggggcggggctatCCGCGTCACGTGGCCTCGGCTGCTGCCT TTGTAGAATGGAAGAGGAATTGGCTGCTCCCTCCACTTCTGCAGACAAAACTGATAG TATGGATGTGGATGGAGAAGCCAAAAAACTGCTGGGCTTAGGGCAGAAACACTTGGTATTGGGAAATATTCCGGCAGCTGTTAATGCATTCCAGGAGGCTGCTAGTATATT GGGTAAAAAGTATGGTGAGACAGCTGATGAATGTGCAGAAGCTTTTTTTTACTATGGAAAATCTCTCCTGGAGTTAGCAAG AATGGAAAATGGTGTATTGGGAAATGCCTTGGAAGGAGTGCAAGTGGAAGAAGAAGAAGGCGAAAAAGCAGAAGATGACTCAATGGTAGAAAATGCTGATAACATAGATG AAGAAGCAAGGGAGGAGTTGAGAGAGCAGGTATATAACGCcatgggggaaaaggaagaatcCAAAAAATCTGCAGAAGAGTCTCCAGTACTGAATGAAGCTGGGAAGGAAACAGAAGGAGAGGATGTGGAGATGGGAGGTAAAACAAGAGAAGAGGAAGCAATTGCTGACGTGGAGACGAAGCTTAAAGAGAAGGCAGAAGAGCAGGTAGAGGCAGATATGCAGGAGAAGACAGTGGCAGGAGAGCAGGTGGCAGAAGCCACAGAAGAGCGGGTAGAGGCAGCCACGGAAGAGGAGGCAGTGGCAGAAGCCACAGAAGAGCGGGTAGAGGCAGCCACGGAAGAGGAGGCAGTGGCAGAAGCCACAGAAGAGCGGGTAGAGGCAGCCACGGAAGAGGAGGCAGTGGCAGAAGCCACAGAAGAGCGGGTAGAGGCAGCCACGGAAGAGGAGGCAGTGGCAGAAGCCACAGAAGAGCGGGTAGAGGCAGCCACGGAAGAGGAGGCAGTGGCAGAAGCCACAGAAGAGCGGGTAGAGGAAGCCACGGAAGAGGAGGCAGCGGCAGAAGCTACAGAAGAGCGGGTAGAGGCAGCCACGGAAGAGGAGGCAGCGGCAGAAGCCACAGAAGAGCGGGTAGAGGCAGCCACGGAAGAGGAGGCAGCGGCAGAAGCCACAGAAGAGCGGGTAGAGGCAGCCACGGAAGAGGAGGCCGTGGCAGAAGCCACAGAAGAGCGGGTAGAGGCAGCCACGGAAGAGGAGGCCGTGGCAGAAGCCACAGAAGAGCGGGTAGAGGCAGCCACGGAAGAGGAGGCCGTGGCAGAAGCCATGGAAGAGAAGCTAAACAAGTCAAAAGAGGCACTGGCCTCAAAAGAAACACTGTTTGCAGCTGGAAATGCCACTACACCTGCAGAGGGCAAAGAGCCAGCTAATGAAAtagaaactgaagaaaaagttGAAGTAGCTGTTAaggtagagaaagagagagatgaccTGATGGAAGAGGGAGATGGTGCTAAGGtagaaaaagaagaggagaaagatgaCCTGATGGAAGAGGGTGAAG AAACAGAAGGATCAGATGAGGAAGATAAAGAAAATGACAAAACTGAAGATAATAAAGAAAATGACTCGACCGTTGAAGATAAG TCTTTTCAGGAAAGTGAAGAGGATGAAGTTGGAAATCTGGAGCTGGCTTGGGATATGCTGGAGTTGGCAAAAGTAATCTATAAAAG acaggaaacaaaagaagCTCAGCTCCATGCTGCTCAGGCTCACCTGAAACTAGGAGAAGTTAGCATTGAATCTG AAAACTATGCACAAGCTATAGAAGAGTTTCAGGCATGCCTCGCCTTACAGCAGAAGTACCTAGAGGCCCATGACCGCCTGCTAGCAGAGTCACACTACCAGCTGGCACTGGCATATCACTACAACAGCCAGTTTGATGACGCAATTCTGCAGTTCCGTAAATCAGTAGAAGTCATTGACAAAAGAATGG TGATGCTGACTGAACGAATAAAGAAAGCAGAAGGAGGATCCACTGAAGATGAGAAGGAGATCGAAGAATTAAACGGACTACTTCCTGAAATTAAGGAAAAGATAGAGGATTCAAAGGAGTCTCAAAAGAGTGCAAGAGTAGCTGAACTGGCTTTGAAAGCAACTCTG GTTGGAGGCGCTACCTCCAGTTTTACACAGAGTGAAGAAAGCTGTTCCATTTCCACG ATCCCAGTAAGAAAACCAGCTGATGGAGCATCCCAGTGTGTTACAGACATCTCTCATCTTGTCAGAAAAAAG
- the LOC102933112 gene encoding nuclear autoantigenic sperm protein isoform X9 has product MKSAAACAELAPGPPPSMDVDGEAKKLLGLGQKHLVLGNIPAAVNAFQEAASILGKKYGETADECAEAFFYYGKSLLELARMENGVLGNALEGVQVEEEEGEKAEDDSMVENADNIDEEAREELREQVYNAMGEKEESKKSAEESPVLNEAGKETEGEDVEMGGKTREEEAIADVETKLKEKAEEQVEADMQEKTVAGEQVAEATEERVEAATEEEAVAEATEERVEAATEEEAVAEATEERVEAATEEEAVAEATEERVEAATEEEAVAEATEERVEAATEEEAVAEATEERVEEATEEEAAAEATEERVEAATEEEAAAEATEERVEAATEEEAAAEATEERVEAATEEEAVAEATEERVEAATEEEAVAEATEERVEAATEEEAVAEAMEEKLNKSKEALASKETLFAAGNATTPAEGKEPANEIETEEKVEVAVKVEKERDDLMEEGDGAKVEKEEEKDDLMEEGEETEGSDEEDKENDKTEDNKENDSTVEDKSFQESEEDEVGNLELAWDMLELAKVIYKRQETKEAQLHAAQAHLKLGEVSIESENYAQAIEEFQACLALQQKYLEAHDRLLAESHYQLALAYHYNSQFDDAILQFRKSVEVIDKRMVMLTERIKKAEGGSTEDEKEIEELNGLLPEIKEKIEDSKESQKSARVAELALKATLVGGATSSFTQSEESCSISTIPVRKPADGASQCVTDISHLVRKKRKPEEETQQGDNEAKKSKPEPAVNGGGDAAPSGNEVAEKMEEEETEKRPQVESGAAVESTV; this is encoded by the exons ATGAAATCTGCTGCCGCCtgtgctgagctcgccccagGCCCCCCGCCTAG TATGGATGTGGATGGAGAAGCCAAAAAACTGCTGGGCTTAGGGCAGAAACACTTGGTATTGGGAAATATTCCGGCAGCTGTTAATGCATTCCAGGAGGCTGCTAGTATATT GGGTAAAAAGTATGGTGAGACAGCTGATGAATGTGCAGAAGCTTTTTTTTACTATGGAAAATCTCTCCTGGAGTTAGCAAG AATGGAAAATGGTGTATTGGGAAATGCCTTGGAAGGAGTGCAAGTGGAAGAAGAAGAAGGCGAAAAAGCAGAAGATGACTCAATGGTAGAAAATGCTGATAACATAGATG AAGAAGCAAGGGAGGAGTTGAGAGAGCAGGTATATAACGCcatgggggaaaaggaagaatcCAAAAAATCTGCAGAAGAGTCTCCAGTACTGAATGAAGCTGGGAAGGAAACAGAAGGAGAGGATGTGGAGATGGGAGGTAAAACAAGAGAAGAGGAAGCAATTGCTGACGTGGAGACGAAGCTTAAAGAGAAGGCAGAAGAGCAGGTAGAGGCAGATATGCAGGAGAAGACAGTGGCAGGAGAGCAGGTGGCAGAAGCCACAGAAGAGCGGGTAGAGGCAGCCACGGAAGAGGAGGCAGTGGCAGAAGCCACAGAAGAGCGGGTAGAGGCAGCCACGGAAGAGGAGGCAGTGGCAGAAGCCACAGAAGAGCGGGTAGAGGCAGCCACGGAAGAGGAGGCAGTGGCAGAAGCCACAGAAGAGCGGGTAGAGGCAGCCACGGAAGAGGAGGCAGTGGCAGAAGCCACAGAAGAGCGGGTAGAGGCAGCCACGGAAGAGGAGGCAGTGGCAGAAGCCACAGAAGAGCGGGTAGAGGAAGCCACGGAAGAGGAGGCAGCGGCAGAAGCTACAGAAGAGCGGGTAGAGGCAGCCACGGAAGAGGAGGCAGCGGCAGAAGCCACAGAAGAGCGGGTAGAGGCAGCCACGGAAGAGGAGGCAGCGGCAGAAGCCACAGAAGAGCGGGTAGAGGCAGCCACGGAAGAGGAGGCCGTGGCAGAAGCCACAGAAGAGCGGGTAGAGGCAGCCACGGAAGAGGAGGCCGTGGCAGAAGCCACAGAAGAGCGGGTAGAGGCAGCCACGGAAGAGGAGGCCGTGGCAGAAGCCATGGAAGAGAAGCTAAACAAGTCAAAAGAGGCACTGGCCTCAAAAGAAACACTGTTTGCAGCTGGAAATGCCACTACACCTGCAGAGGGCAAAGAGCCAGCTAATGAAAtagaaactgaagaaaaagttGAAGTAGCTGTTAaggtagagaaagagagagatgaccTGATGGAAGAGGGAGATGGTGCTAAGGtagaaaaagaagaggagaaagatgaCCTGATGGAAGAGGGTGAAG AAACAGAAGGATCAGATGAGGAAGATAAAGAAAATGACAAAACTGAAGATAATAAAGAAAATGACTCGACCGTTGAAGATAAG TCTTTTCAGGAAAGTGAAGAGGATGAAGTTGGAAATCTGGAGCTGGCTTGGGATATGCTGGAGTTGGCAAAAGTAATCTATAAAAG acaggaaacaaaagaagCTCAGCTCCATGCTGCTCAGGCTCACCTGAAACTAGGAGAAGTTAGCATTGAATCTG AAAACTATGCACAAGCTATAGAAGAGTTTCAGGCATGCCTCGCCTTACAGCAGAAGTACCTAGAGGCCCATGACCGCCTGCTAGCAGAGTCACACTACCAGCTGGCACTGGCATATCACTACAACAGCCAGTTTGATGACGCAATTCTGCAGTTCCGTAAATCAGTAGAAGTCATTGACAAAAGAATGG TGATGCTGACTGAACGAATAAAGAAAGCAGAAGGAGGATCCACTGAAGATGAGAAGGAGATCGAAGAATTAAACGGACTACTTCCTGAAATTAAGGAAAAGATAGAGGATTCAAAGGAGTCTCAAAAGAGTGCAAGAGTAGCTGAACTGGCTTTGAAAGCAACTCTG GTTGGAGGCGCTACCTCCAGTTTTACACAGAGTGAAGAAAGCTGTTCCATTTCCACG ATCCCAGTAAGAAAACCAGCTGATGGAGCATCCCAGTGTGTTACAGACATCTCTCATCTTGTCAGAAAAAAG
- the LOC102933112 gene encoding nuclear autoantigenic sperm protein isoform X8, with translation MEEELAAPSTSADKTDSMDVDGEAKKLLGLGQKHLVLGNIPAAVNAFQEAASILGKKYGETADECAEAFFYYGKSLLELARMENGVLGNALEGVQVEEEEGEKAEDDSMVENADNIDEEAREELREQVYNAMGEKEESKKSAEESPVLNEAGKETEGEDVEMGGKTREEEAIADVETKLKEKAEEQVEADMQEKTVAGEQVAEATEERVEAATEEEAVAEATEERVEAATEEEAVAEATEERVEAATEEEAVAEATEERVEAATEEEAVAEATEERVEAATEEEAVAEATEERVEEATEEEAAAEATEERVEAATEEEAAAEATEERVEAATEEEAAAEATEERVEAATEEEAVAEATEERVEAATEEEAVAEATEERVEAATEEEAVAEAMEEKLNKSKEALASKETLFAAGNATTPAEGKEPANEIETEEKVEVAVKVEKERDDLMEEGDGAKVEKEEEKDDLMEEGEETEGSDEEDKENDKTEDNKENDSTVEDKSFQESEEDEVGNLELAWDMLELAKVIYKRQETKEAQLHAAQAHLKLGEVSIESENYAQAIEEFQACLALQQKYLEAHDRLLAESHYQLALAYHYNSQFDDAILQFRKSVEVIDKRMVMLTERIKKAEGGSTEDEKEIEELNGLLPEIKEKIEDSKESQKSARVAELALKATLVGGATSSFTQSEESCSISTIPVRKPADGASQCVTDISHLVRKKRKPEEETQQGDNEAKKSKPEPAVNGGGDAAPSGNEVAEKMEEEETEKRPQVESGAAVESTV, from the exons ATGGAAGAGGAATTGGCTGCTCCCTCCACTTCTGCAGACAAAACTGATAG TATGGATGTGGATGGAGAAGCCAAAAAACTGCTGGGCTTAGGGCAGAAACACTTGGTATTGGGAAATATTCCGGCAGCTGTTAATGCATTCCAGGAGGCTGCTAGTATATT GGGTAAAAAGTATGGTGAGACAGCTGATGAATGTGCAGAAGCTTTTTTTTACTATGGAAAATCTCTCCTGGAGTTAGCAAG AATGGAAAATGGTGTATTGGGAAATGCCTTGGAAGGAGTGCAAGTGGAAGAAGAAGAAGGCGAAAAAGCAGAAGATGACTCAATGGTAGAAAATGCTGATAACATAGATG AAGAAGCAAGGGAGGAGTTGAGAGAGCAGGTATATAACGCcatgggggaaaaggaagaatcCAAAAAATCTGCAGAAGAGTCTCCAGTACTGAATGAAGCTGGGAAGGAAACAGAAGGAGAGGATGTGGAGATGGGAGGTAAAACAAGAGAAGAGGAAGCAATTGCTGACGTGGAGACGAAGCTTAAAGAGAAGGCAGAAGAGCAGGTAGAGGCAGATATGCAGGAGAAGACAGTGGCAGGAGAGCAGGTGGCAGAAGCCACAGAAGAGCGGGTAGAGGCAGCCACGGAAGAGGAGGCAGTGGCAGAAGCCACAGAAGAGCGGGTAGAGGCAGCCACGGAAGAGGAGGCAGTGGCAGAAGCCACAGAAGAGCGGGTAGAGGCAGCCACGGAAGAGGAGGCAGTGGCAGAAGCCACAGAAGAGCGGGTAGAGGCAGCCACGGAAGAGGAGGCAGTGGCAGAAGCCACAGAAGAGCGGGTAGAGGCAGCCACGGAAGAGGAGGCAGTGGCAGAAGCCACAGAAGAGCGGGTAGAGGAAGCCACGGAAGAGGAGGCAGCGGCAGAAGCTACAGAAGAGCGGGTAGAGGCAGCCACGGAAGAGGAGGCAGCGGCAGAAGCCACAGAAGAGCGGGTAGAGGCAGCCACGGAAGAGGAGGCAGCGGCAGAAGCCACAGAAGAGCGGGTAGAGGCAGCCACGGAAGAGGAGGCCGTGGCAGAAGCCACAGAAGAGCGGGTAGAGGCAGCCACGGAAGAGGAGGCCGTGGCAGAAGCCACAGAAGAGCGGGTAGAGGCAGCCACGGAAGAGGAGGCCGTGGCAGAAGCCATGGAAGAGAAGCTAAACAAGTCAAAAGAGGCACTGGCCTCAAAAGAAACACTGTTTGCAGCTGGAAATGCCACTACACCTGCAGAGGGCAAAGAGCCAGCTAATGAAAtagaaactgaagaaaaagttGAAGTAGCTGTTAaggtagagaaagagagagatgaccTGATGGAAGAGGGAGATGGTGCTAAGGtagaaaaagaagaggagaaagatgaCCTGATGGAAGAGGGTGAAG AAACAGAAGGATCAGATGAGGAAGATAAAGAAAATGACAAAACTGAAGATAATAAAGAAAATGACTCGACCGTTGAAGATAAG TCTTTTCAGGAAAGTGAAGAGGATGAAGTTGGAAATCTGGAGCTGGCTTGGGATATGCTGGAGTTGGCAAAAGTAATCTATAAAAG acaggaaacaaaagaagCTCAGCTCCATGCTGCTCAGGCTCACCTGAAACTAGGAGAAGTTAGCATTGAATCTG AAAACTATGCACAAGCTATAGAAGAGTTTCAGGCATGCCTCGCCTTACAGCAGAAGTACCTAGAGGCCCATGACCGCCTGCTAGCAGAGTCACACTACCAGCTGGCACTGGCATATCACTACAACAGCCAGTTTGATGACGCAATTCTGCAGTTCCGTAAATCAGTAGAAGTCATTGACAAAAGAATGG TGATGCTGACTGAACGAATAAAGAAAGCAGAAGGAGGATCCACTGAAGATGAGAAGGAGATCGAAGAATTAAACGGACTACTTCCTGAAATTAAGGAAAAGATAGAGGATTCAAAGGAGTCTCAAAAGAGTGCAAGAGTAGCTGAACTGGCTTTGAAAGCAACTCTG GTTGGAGGCGCTACCTCCAGTTTTACACAGAGTGAAGAAAGCTGTTCCATTTCCACG ATCCCAGTAAGAAAACCAGCTGATGGAGCATCCCAGTGTGTTACAGACATCTCTCATCTTGTCAGAAAAAAG